In Helianthus annuus cultivar XRQ/B chromosome 3, HanXRQr2.0-SUNRISE, whole genome shotgun sequence, a single window of DNA contains:
- the LOC110931669 gene encoding elicitor-responsive protein 1 yields the protein MANHGGKLLEVTVVGCNKLKDTTWFSRQDPYVCVEYGSTRNRTRVCTDGGKNPTFQEKFVYNIFEGLKELNVIVWNSNIISRDDFIGGARVNLAKILSQGYDDSSWPLQTKNGRFDL from the exons ATGGCGAATCATGGCGGCAAACTCCTTGAAGTCACTG TGGTTGGGTGCAATAAACTGAAAGACACAACATGGTTTTCAAGGCAAGATCCTTATGTTTGTGTTGAATACGGCAGTACAAGAAATCGAACTCGTGTTTGTACAGATGGAGGCAAGAACCCTACATTCCAAGAGAAGTTCGTATACAACATATTTGAAGGATTAAAAGAGTTAAACGTTATTGTTTGGAACAGCAATATCATCTCACGTGACGACTTTATTGGTGGTGCAAG GGTGAACTTAGCTAAGATTCTTTCCCAAGGATACGATGATAGCTCCTGGCCATTGCAGACCAAAAATGGCAGGTTTGACTTGTGA